CGGTAAAAATTTTGACTGGTCCATCAAGTCACAGATGTTGGGGCGACCAGCCCTCGAATCTGCCAGAACCTTGGTTCGAGTGCTGGAATTGCCCATTCGACCCGAAGACTATCTCACGGAGCGGAAAGCACTGCTCAATCAACGTTTCCCGGAAGCAGAAGCGATGCCGGGAGCTATCAAACTGACCCAGCGAATGAAGATGGCTGGAGTACCTCAAGCCGTAGCGACTAGTTCAACCAAAGAGGCATACACCCTCAAAACTACAAAGCATCAAAAATGGTTTGCAGAGTTTGATGCCATCGTCACAGTAGATCATCCAGACATTCAAAACGGAAAACCTGCACCGGACATCTTTCTGGCTGCTGCAAGAAAACTTGGGGTTGCCCCCAGTGAATGTCTTGTCTTCGAGGATGCTCCAGCTGGTGTTGAAGCTGCAAAGGCTGCCGGGATGAGTGTGGTAGTGGTTCCTGATCCGCAGATGGATAAAAAAATGGTGAAAGACGCAGACCAAAAGCTAAATTCCCTATTAGAATTTGAACCAAGTGATTGGTCCCTACCAAACTGAATTTATTTTCATTTCTACCTGATTCACATGGCATGCGGAGAATTCACATGCCCACACCTCCAAAAGCGTGGCGGACTTGCTGCCTGCTTGCTGTTCTACTTGCCGCTTTGACTTTTACTCCCATTGTTCTGGTTCCGGATGAGATCGAACCAATTCTGATGGGGATGCCACGTACCCTTTGGTTAGGTATGTTGATTTCTTTCGGATATTTCTTACTCACTCTTTGGGGAGCTTTTATCCTGACCAGACAAAATGAGAGTGATTGATGTGGTTTGGTCTCTTGCTGCTGGCATATCTCATTGCCCTTGTCTATGCGCTACGTCTCTCTCAAATTGCTGAAGTTGGACCTGCCAGTGAGCACAGCTATCGCTTTGCTGATTCCAATATTGGTAGTGTCCTAGGGGTTCTTACTTTCTCCGCTACGCTGTTCAGCACTTTCACTCTATTAGGGCTTCCTGATTTTTTTCGAAACCATGGGGTAGGCGCTTGGATTTTTCTGGGTGTCACTGATATGGCAATGGCATTTCTTGCGCTCTGGTTTGGCTTAAAGGTACGTGAGAAAATTAGTGTTCAAGAGTTTGAAAGTGTTAGTGAAATGCTGGCAAAAACCTATCATGCAGATTGGGTTCGTTTCATCTACTGGGCTGGGATTTTTGTGTTTCTCCTACCCTACGTAGCCATTCAAATCAAAGGGGTTTCTAGCTTTCTTTCGGTCGCATTTCCTGTAGATATTCCGAACTGGAGTTGGTCTCTATTTATTTTTCTAGCCATTCTAATTTACAGCCACTTGGGTGGTTTGAAGGCCATCATCTACAACGATGCAATTCAAGGGATAATTCTGCTGATGATTACTTTGTTGATCGCTGCAATCTGTCTGGATCAGGTGGGTGGATGGACAAGCATGTTTCAACAAATCGAAGAGCAGAACCCCAAATTTCTTTCCATCCCTGGCCCCACAGGGCTCCTGAATACTCAGTTTCTATTGGCTTCCTTTCTAACTATTGTCCTGATGCCAATCAGTCAGCCACAGCTTTTTGCCCGATTCACCGTGATGCGTGATGAACGGAGTATGATTGAGATGGTGTTGGGGATGAGTGTCTTCGTTTTTCTAATCATCACACCAACCATTGCCATAGGGATGTATGGGGCTATTAACTATCCAGATTTGCCAGCCAGTGAATTCTGGGTCAACACCCTTGTTAACGATCAACCCGAAATTATTGGTGCCCTAGCTGTCGTGGGCTTGCTTGCAGCAGCAATGTCTACAGCTGACTCGCAGCTATTTGCATTGGAATCAGAGGTCAGCCCAACCATTCAAACCCATTCTTTTCGCAAGCTTCCTATCCTGATCTTTGCGATCATGGCATTTGGTCTTGCTGTGCTGAGTTCATCTGAGTTGGTATTGCTAGCTACAGTCAGTTTTGCAGGGACATCGCTCTTAGCCCCAATGATCCTCTTAGCAGTCCTCAGTAAAGATGGAGAGCACCCCCCCTTGTTGATTCCTGTCATCTGCGGCGTTTCACTTTTGATTTATCTCGTGTCACTGCTCAGTGGGTTTGTGCCGCAAGTGATTTTTGGATACCGTCTTGAGCTTCTTCTTTTATCTTTGAATGCCATCATAGTTGGCTTCTTTTACTTCCTTCGTGAGCAAAGCAGGGTGGCATGACGAAGTTTCGCCCCAATGTAGCGGCAGTAATCCTCAATCAGTGTGGCGACAAGATCTTGATGTTCCACAGGGTGGATGGACGGCGCAAAAGCTGGCAATTTCCTCAGGGTGGAGTGGATGCAGGGGAAACGGAAGAACAAGCTATTCTGAGGGAGCTAAATGAAGAGATTGGGACGAATGATGTCAAGATTCTCAAACAGAGTTCCAAGCGAACTCGCTATCAGTTCCCTAAAGCTGTCCTAAAGAGAATGCAACAAAAGAATCGCTGGAGGCAGTATTGGGGACAAGAGCAACGCTGGTTCCTCGTTCAACTGAATCAGGGAACAGAAACACTCTCTTTGAGTAACAAAGGACACAAGCAGGAGTTTGACCGCTTCAAGTGGATGAGACCTCAGGTGGGTTTGCGCAAGGTAGTGCGCTTCAAGCGCAAGGCGTATCGGAAAGGATTAAAGCGATTAGGTGTGATCTAGCGAAGCCGGAATCGATCAAGAATTTCGTTGGCCAGCCTGATGTAGCCAGTTGCTCCAATCGAGTTGAGGCTACGGTTGATTACATCCATGCCTGCAGCGCTGGCATCCAGTACCTGAGGACATTTGGGGATGATCGTTTGGAAGACACTCTCTCCCAACGTTTGATAGACTTGACGGCAAACTTTTTGGTGAGCTGGAATTTCGTGATCGAACATCGTCAGAAGAATCCCTGCAATCCGCAAATTTGGGTCGATGTTGGCTTGGAGATCTTTGAAGGCGAGTAGAAAGCGTTTGAGAGACTTGATAGCGAGGGCTTCACACTGCATCGGGACAATCACCAAATTCGAGGCGACCATTGCATTGATGCTCAGTGCATTTGTAGAAGCAGGGACGTCAATGATGATGAATTCGAACTCTCCCCGGGCATGGCGAGCAAGCCACTGATGTAGGTGGTGGTAGTCCGCAGCCACCTTCATCAATTCATTTTCGTGCGTCAGCCGATCCACATCATTCAGGATCAAGTGCATGTTCTCGGTGCTGGTCGGCAAGAGAACATCTGAAAGGGTCGTGCTGTCCTGGCAGAAGATTTCGAGAGTCCCCTGGATGACTCTCTGCTTAACTCCCATCGCTGAATAGACGGAGCCTTGGGGATCAAGATCCAACAGCAGAGTGCGATAGCCACCAAGGGCAAAGGCCGTTGCCAAGTGAACAGCTGAGGTGGTTTTACCAACCCCACCTTTCTGGCTCGCGAAGGAGATGACAGTGGCCATGCAGTAAAACCAGGAGCAGTTAGGACTTCAATAGCGAATCATTGTCCACCCGTCAATTCAGGTGGATAAGGTACCAGTTGCGGAATTCGTACCAAGCAATCGCCACCCTTCACATGCTCAATCGTGGGTGACCTCACGCCCTTTACGCCAGTCGGAAGTTCTGAAGGAATATCCTACCCCACGCTCCGTACTGATGAATTTTGGCTCAAAGCCTTGGTCAATCTTTTTGCGTAAGCGAGCGATCAGGGTGTCCACCACTCTTGCCTCAGGCTCATAATCATGTCCCCAGACCGTATTCAGGATCATATCCTTACTCAGGATACGATTCGGGTTCTTCATGAAATAGAGCAGCATCCGATATTCTTTTCGATTCAGATAGATGGTGTTGGATCCTCGCCGAACTTCCTTGTTTGACAGATTGATGGTCAGGTTATGTGCGGTGAGCAGTGAGTACTCATCCTGCTCATTATAGGTCCGTAGGAAGATGATCACTTCTTTGTTTTCACTTGGATATCCCTGCAGTTCATAACGAGTCAATTCAAAATCTTCATTTCGGGTGCTATAGCTCACTTCCTCATCCGTATTTGACTCACGAACAAGATGGGTCAACTGGGAGATCTGACGCCGCAAATTTTCTGGTAGTGGCAGTTCTCTTAGAAACTTGCCTTTGGTGCCCGGAGGTCCCAACAAACAATCAGGATCGTTCTTGTAATCCAGCAGAATGTTGTCTTGATCAAAGCGCATGATCAGATGGGGGAACGCCTCCACCAAAATTCGGTTCATGCGCTCCTGCTGACGGAGCTGCATCTCAATCCTTCGACGTTCCTGAATTTCTTCTAACAGGGATCGCTCATAGTTTCTTGCATGCAGGACAGAGCGTAAGCGAACCTGCATTTCAACAAGGTTGACCGGCTTGTTCAGGAATTCCTTGGCTCCCTTCTGGAAACACTGTAGGAACACTGTGCGATCTTCATCCGCTGTAATTACTACCACAGGCAAATTGAGCAAGCGAACTTCCTGCATCAAATCTAGGGCGGTGTGGGGAGAGTCCAAGTAGAAATCGATCAGCAGCATGTCGTAACTGTGCCGCTGTATAAAAGTAAGCGCCTCAGCATAAGTAGCTGCAGAGTCCACTTGGTAGCGTTCGCTGTCAATTTGAAGCAACATCTGCTCAACGATCAGACGTTGTTCCTCAGAGTCCTCAACAAGCAATAGACGGTACGAAGCTTGGGATTCCATAGCACTCACCAAAAGTAGTTACAGTTTTTTTCAGAAAAATACTTCGAGGGAAGTTGACACTAAATTAATGCTATTACAAGAAAACTCAACCCATCAGAAAAAAAGTGAATTTTCAGACAGAGAAAAAAATAGGGTTAGAATTCCAAAAATGTCAGGAAATCTTTAGGATCAGGGATGATGCCCGCATGACGTTTAATTTCCTGATCGTGGGCATTCAGAACCACGTAAAAGGGAAGAGCCAAAGTGTTAAAGCGCTGCATTTGCAGCTCCCGGTTCACCTCCTGAAAGGAGCCTCCGTCCGTGTAGAGCTGCGCAAGTACAAACTCTTCTTGAAATACCTTCAACACT
This genomic window from SAR324 cluster bacterium contains:
- a CDS encoding RNA pyrophosphohydrolase, which encodes MTKFRPNVAAVILNQCGDKILMFHRVDGRRKSWQFPQGGVDAGETEEQAILRELNEEIGTNDVKILKQSSKRTRYQFPKAVLKRMQQKNRWRQYWGQEQRWFLVQLNQGTETLSLSNKGHKQEFDRFKWMRPQVGLRKVVRFKRKAYRKGLKRLGVI
- a CDS encoding ParA family protein — encoded protein: MATVISFASQKGGVGKTTSAVHLATAFALGGYRTLLLDLDPQGSVYSAMGVKQRVIQGTLEIFCQDSTTLSDVLLPTSTENMHLILNDVDRLTHENELMKVAADYHHLHQWLARHARGEFEFIIIDVPASTNALSINAMVASNLVIVPMQCEALAIKSLKRFLLAFKDLQANIDPNLRIAGILLTMFDHEIPAHQKVCRQVYQTLGESVFQTIIPKCPQVLDASAAGMDVINRSLNSIGATGYIRLANEILDRFRLR
- a CDS encoding HAD-IA family hydrolase; amino-acid sequence: MTSFPKINAILYDMDGLLLDTENFYTDVTQQIVSRYGKNFDWSIKSQMLGRPALESARTLVRVLELPIRPEDYLTERKALLNQRFPEAEAMPGAIKLTQRMKMAGVPQAVATSSTKEAYTLKTTKHQKWFAEFDAIVTVDHPDIQNGKPAPDIFLAAARKLGVAPSECLVFEDAPAGVEAAKAAGMSVVVVPDPQMDKKMVKDADQKLNSLLEFEPSDWSLPN
- a CDS encoding sodium:solute symporter family protein, with translation MWFGLLLLAYLIALVYALRLSQIAEVGPASEHSYRFADSNIGSVLGVLTFSATLFSTFTLLGLPDFFRNHGVGAWIFLGVTDMAMAFLALWFGLKVREKISVQEFESVSEMLAKTYHADWVRFIYWAGIFVFLLPYVAIQIKGVSSFLSVAFPVDIPNWSWSLFIFLAILIYSHLGGLKAIIYNDAIQGIILLMITLLIAAICLDQVGGWTSMFQQIEEQNPKFLSIPGPTGLLNTQFLLASFLTIVLMPISQPQLFARFTVMRDERSMIEMVLGMSVFVFLIITPTIAIGMYGAINYPDLPASEFWVNTLVNDQPEIIGALAVVGLLAAAMSTADSQLFALESEVSPTIQTHSFRKLPILIFAIMAFGLAVLSSSELVLLATVSFAGTSLLAPMILLAVLSKDGEHPPLLIPVICGVSLLIYLVSLLSGFVPQVIFGYRLELLLLSLNAIIVGFFYFLREQSRVA
- a CDS encoding winged-helix domain-containing protein, translating into MESQASYRLLLVEDSEEQRLIVEQMLLQIDSERYQVDSAATYAEALTFIQRHSYDMLLIDFYLDSPHTALDLMQEVRLLNLPVVVITADEDRTVFLQCFQKGAKEFLNKPVNLVEMQVRLRSVLHARNYERSLLEEIQERRRIEMQLRQQERMNRILVEAFPHLIMRFDQDNILLDYKNDPDCLLGPPGTKGKFLRELPLPENLRRQISQLTHLVRESNTDEEVSYSTRNEDFELTRYELQGYPSENKEVIIFLRTYNEQDEYSLLTAHNLTINLSNKEVRRGSNTIYLNRKEYRMLLYFMKNPNRILSKDMILNTVWGHDYEPEARVVDTLIARLRKKIDQGFEPKFISTERGVGYSFRTSDWRKGREVTHD